The region GAGTCAACAATTATAAGTCCGATGTTCTGGGCACTTATTTTCTCTATCTCGTGGATTGCAGAGTACTGTTCCTCGAAACTGTGGGGTTCGTAGATGATTATGTTCTGGGCAATTTCCCTGGCATTTTCACCTGCGATCTGCCTGAACCTCTCCGGTGATATTGCCTCAGTATCAACAAGGATTGCTTTTTTGTTATTATTTACACAATAGACTGCAAGCTGGAGGCAGAGGTTTGTCTTTCCGCTCCCGGATTCTCCGTATATCTGGGTCACAACTCCCGGTTCGAATCCTCCTCCAAGAAGTTCATCTATGGGCTTGCATCCTGATGTAAGTAAGTCGGTTATATTGCACACCTCAATTGGTTCAAGTTATTGCTATTATCGGTGTTTAGGTTATACGTCTTTTGGAAAAGTTCTTCTTTTTTATTTGTTACCATATCGGATAATACAGCAAAATTCGGAGTTTCGTATTGTTTCATTGTATATCATATTTGTTATCAAATACTATTCGGTGTATTCAGACATAGGGTGAAAAAGCATTATAAATGAATGAATCCTATTTCGTATCTACTTACTGCGGGAAGTCAGTAGTTTAGGGGAAATCGGGATCTGATCCATGATTGTTGATTCCTTTCTATCTTCTTTGGCTCTCCTGATTGTGTTTATTGTTGCAAGGATGTAATATAATGTCTGAAATTATTGTCTATACCACCGATGTCTGCCCGAAATGTGCCCGTCTGAAAGCGACGCTAAAAGAGAATAATGTACAGTTTGAAGAAGCAGATATGACCTCTGCGGAAGCACTTACAGAACTGCGCATAAATGGTGTCTTTACAAGTGAAGCACCAGTATTGCAGATAGGGGATGATTTCCTTACATCTGACAACATATTCAAAGGTAGTGATGTGGATATGGACGTCCTTCAGGATTGGATTTACTAAATTAAATGGGGGCTTAATATGGATTCTATGGCAGAAGAAATTGAAAAGAAAGTGAAAAATACCGATATAAGCGGTGTCCCTGAGGACACCACCACTTCGTCCAATATTGTTGAAAAAACGTCCGAATCATCTCCAAGACAGCAGACCCTTGACGGTAGTTTTGTTTCAATCATGCCTAAAGTCAGGACCACTGATGGGCATATGGTTGAATGGGACCGCAATATCGTTGTAAACCAGTTGCTGAAAGAAACCTCTCTCAGTGAACGTTTCCATGGTATCCCGGCCGTTACTCGCGATGAGGCCCTTGTCATAGCAAAGGAAACGGAAAAAAGGATTCGTAGTATGAACCTCAGGTTCCTTTCCGGCCCGCTCATCAGGGAAGTTGTTAATATGGTCCTGATTGAGCGCAATGATGTGGAATGGCGTAATATTTCCACCAGGGTAGGTACTCCTGTTTATGATGCCTGCGAGATCGATATGGGTACCGGCTTTGAAGCCAAGGAAAATGCCAATCTCCAGGAGAATGCGGAAACCTCCCATAAGAAGAAAGCCGATAAGATCTCTAAGGAACAATATCTTTTACTCCTGCCACCCAAACTTTCCGACCTTCACCTGAATGGTGATTTGCATATCCATGACCTGGAATACATGGGAACCCGGGCTTTCTGTCAGGACTGGGATTTGAGGTATTTCTTCTATTATGGTCTCATGCCGGATGGTTCCGGTGCCAAGGCCAGTGTTGCAGGTCCTGCAATGAAAGCCGAAGTCGCGGTGCTTCATGCGGTAAAAGCTCTGGGTAGTGCCCAGACGAATTTTGCCGGCGGTCAGGGATTTTATAACTTCCTTACGTTCCTTGCGCCATTTTTAGAGGGTAAGTCCTACAAGGAGATCGAACAGCTGATGCAGATGTTCGTTTATGAGATGACTCAGATGATGGTAGCCCGGGGAGGACAGCTCGTCTTTTCCTCCGTACAGCTTTCTCCCGGGGTTCCAAAACTCTGGAGAGATAAACCTGCAGTTTATCGCGGACGTGTCTGGGATGGTTCTGATGGTAGTGACGTTAGGGTTTATGGTGAGTATGAAAGGGAGGTCCGTCTTGGCTTCCAGGCGCTTATGAATGTCATGCTTGAAGGTGACTACTGGGGTAAACCCTTTAATTTCCCCAAACCGGAGATATCCATTGAGCCTGATTTCATGGAAGAGGACGAGATGTTCAATCGTGCCCATCCGGAACTTCCGACCTATGATGATCTTTATAACCTGACATTCGAACTTACCGCCAAGTTTGGTACTCCTTACTTTGATAACCAGCTTCCTCCTTACAGGGGTGCAGGTGAAGGAATCTCCTGTTACCAGTGCTGTGCCTATCAGTTTTCTGCAAATGCAGAAGATGATGATGAATTTGAAGAAAAGCTCAACTTCACGGACGGAAAGCACTTTTCCATGGGTTCATGGCAGGTTGTTTCCCTGAATTGCCCAAGGGCTGCCTACGAGGCACAGGGGGATGACAAGGAACTATTTGCAAGGCTTAAGGGTTTGATGGACAGGGCAATTGAGGTATTCCATACCAAACTCAAATGGATGACCCCGATCATTGAATCCGGCAGGATGCCTTTTGCCACCCAGCAGCCCAAGGACCCGGTTACCGGCAAGAAAGGTGCTGTTGCTGTTGATATGGATAGTCTTGTGTTTACCATCGGTGTGGTGGGTATCAATGAGATGGTCCAGTACCATACAGGTTCCCAGATGCATGAGTCAAAAGAGGCTTTCAAGGTTGCTGTCAGGGCAATGACAGAAATGGAAATGCATGCCCGCAAGATCTCTGAGGAACATGGAATTGAGATAGCCCTTGCAAGAACACCTGCTGAAACCACCTGCCAGAGATTTGGTGTTTCTGACCTGCTTCATGATGAGTACAGGGAAAAGGCTGCTTCGGTTCTCAAGGGAGATGTGGAATCCTCGGTTTCCAGACTCAAGGAAACACACGATTTGCCTGTGTATTACACTAATGGTACACATGCACCACCGGGCGCAGACCTGTCCCTGATGGAGCGGATCAATGTGGAGCATGTGTTCTTCCCGATTGTTGATGGGGGTAATATCATGCACATCTGGCTTGGTGAAGGTTCTCCCGATGCAAAGGGACTGAAAGACTTTACAATGCATCTTGCACGCAACACCCAGACCGGCTACTTTGCTTTTACAAAAGATATGACCGTCTGTATGAATGATTTCCATATGATGTCCGGGTTACAGGATTGTTGTGAGAATTGTAATTCAGATAATGTGGAGCACCTTTCCAGGGTAACCGGTTATATCCAGTCTGTAGGCGGATGGAATGCTGCCAAGAAACAAGAACTTGCGGACAGGATGAGATATGGCTCCCCGGACATGCGTTAAAGATTTCGAGGTAAACTTTGGGGACTATGTTCCCCTTTCTACCCTCGATTGGCCGGGCAAGGCCTCAGTAGTTTTCTTTTTAAGGGACTGTCCTTTCAGGTGTCCCTACTGCCAGAACTATTCTATCTTGAATGGTTATGAGCTGGTCGAAAGTTCCCAGATCAGACAGTTGATGGAAACCTCCCGTCCGTTTGTAAGTTCTGTGGTAATCTCCGGTGGTGAACCCCTGCAACAGGAGAAGGCAGTTTCCGGAATCGCTCAAATGGCCAGGGATATGGGGCTTCTGGTCGGGATACATACCAATGGTGTACACACTGATGTTTTAGAAGACCTTATTGAAAATGAATTGGTTGATGGTGTTTTTATCGATGTCAAAGCCTCTCTTGAAAATGCCGAGGATTATGGCAGGATGATCGGCTATGGTTCCTATCCTGCTGTGACAATTTCCCCGTTAGATGCTGTGAATAATGTACAGCGTTCCATAAAAATGGCTGCAGAGAACAAACTCCTGCAGGAATTAAGGACAACCGTGCTGCCGGGCTTTATGGATAAACCCGAGGATATTGAATCAATTGCTTCTTCTATTGTAAAATGTGCTGGCAGGGATATTCCTTATTTTATCCAGCAGGGTGAAACGGAACATTCAATGGACAGGAACCTGAGGGAACTGTCTCCCTTGAGCCGGGATGAACTTTTATCCCTGGGTAATGCTGCAACTCCTTTCCTGAATAATGTCTGTATACGTACAGGCAAAAATGGTACTGAAAAAATAACTTCAAACCAATCTGTAGCTTAAGTAAGTTCTTTATATGTGCCGGCAGTACCTTTTATAATGTATGTTTATGAGAAGCATGCCTGCTGAATCATTGCCTGTCCTGCAGGTAGTTGATTTAAAGGTGTGATTTCTGGCTTTTTCCGATGTCTTCTGATTTGATAAACCAGAACATTCGTATTGATTATATGATGCGAAGGCAGGCATTGGATATTTCCGGAGGTTTCGATGGTATCAACGATAAAGGATATTGATGAACGCGCATTTATCGCACAGCTGGCTTCAGTTTTTGGCAGGGGAAAAGATGAATTAAAGGTGCCTGCCGGGGATGATGACTGCAGTCCTTGAATTTGGCGGGGAGTACCTTGTGGTTACTACGGACATGTTGCACCAGAAGACCGACTTTCCCGATACAATGACTCCCTGGCAGATCGGCTGGATGGCTGCTGCGGTGAATTTCAGTGATATTGCTGCAATGGGCGGCCAGCCTCTGGGTTTGCTTGCAGCTGTGGGCTATCCCCAAAACATGTCTCTGGAAGACGCCGGGGAAATCGCCCGGGGAATGCGAGATTGTGCAGAATTCTGTGGCACTTCGGTAATCGGGGGAGATGTGGATTCCCATGAGGAACTTACTGTCACAGGAACTGCCATGGGCAGGGTTTCCAAAGAAGAACTTCTCACCCGCAAAGGCGCAAAACCGGGTGACCTGCTCTGTGTTACTGCCACCCTGGGAGGAGCCGGGGCAGCCCTGGAGGCCTATCTGAAAAATATGAATGTTGATGATGATTTCATGAAACCCCTGCTGGAACCGGTCCCCCGGATTGCCGAGGGCAGAAAGCTTGCAAAAAGCGGTGCTGTGACCTCTGCCATGGATACCAGCGACGGGCTGGCACTGTCGCTGTATGATCTTGCATCTGTTAATAAAGTGGGATTTGTCCTGAAGGAAGAATCCCTGCCAATAGACAAGCGTGTGTTTGAGATTGCTACAAGCAAGAAAGAAGCCCTGGAAATGGCACTGTATTCAGGCGGGGATTTCGAGTTATTGGTAACGGTTTCAAAGGATAAGTTCAAAGCGTTACAGGCCGAATCTTATTTAACTGTTGTAGGAGAAGTTGTTGACATTGATGGGGCTATTAGTTTGATTGGCAAAGATGGGGCAAACTTTGCTATTGATCGAAAAGGTTATTTACATATGGGAACATCTGATCAGATATGATTATACAAAGGAGATTATGGTATGAAAACCGGATTTAAGATTTTATTGATAGGATTTATGATTATTGGAATGGGTTGTGGAGTGGCAGCTGCAGAGTCGGCACCTAACGCTTCTGTAACTAACGTATCTTCTGATGTTGATAGTGCTACAATAGATTTCAATGTAAATCAGAGTGATGCTTCGACTCGCATTGCCTACGGTATTTCTAATTCCCTTTCCTCTTGGTCTGATTGGAATTATGAAGATTCTAATAGTCGCAGTATTGTTCTTTCAGAATTAAATGATGGGACCATGTATTATTACAGCGTTTATGCTTACAATGGTACTAATGATAGTTTTGTGTATAATACCACGATTTCTACATTTAACACAGATTCTCCAACTGCACCTAACGCTTCTGTAACTAACGTATCTTCTGATGTTGATAGTGCTACAATAGATTTCAATGTAAATCAGAGTGATGCTTCGACTCGCATTGCCTACGGTATTTCTAATTCCCTTTCCTCTTGGTCTGATTGGAATTATGAAGATTCTAATAGTCGCAGTATTGTTCTTTCAGAATTAAATGATAGGACCATGTATTATTACAGCGTTTATGCTTACAATGGTACTAATGATAGTTTTGTGTATAATACCACGATTGCTACGCTTAACACGACTTCTCCAACTGCACCTAACGCTTCTGTAACTAACGTATCTTCTGATGTTGATAGTGCTACAATAGATTTCAATGTAAATCAGAGTGATGCTTCGACTCGCATTGCCTACGGTATTTCTAATTCCCTTTCCTCTTGGTCTGATTGGAATTATGAAGATTCTAATAGTCGCAGTATTGTTCTTTCAGAATTAAATGATGGAACCATGTATTATTACAGCGTTTATGCTTACAATGGTACTAATGATAGTTTTGTGTATAATACCACGATTGCTACGCTTAACACGACTTCTCCAACTGCACCTTCAATTTCTGATATATCTTCATCTAATATTGGTGGTGACCGCGCTACGATAAATTATGTAGTTAATCAGAGTGATGCACCTACCAGAATTGCTTACGGTACTTCTTCTGATCTGTCTTCTTATGAATGGTCAGGTTGGTTTAATGATTCAACAGTTCACAACGAGACCATTTCAAATTTGAATGGATCTACGAAGTACTATTACAGCATTTATGCTTACAATGAAAGCAACAATAGTGTATTTTACAATTCATCTATAGAAAGTTTCACAACAATTTCTAATTGGGGAGACCGTATTTGGGATGAAAAAGCAAACCAGTCCAATAAATACACATGGGATGGTCGCAGTTTCTCCGGCTTCTACTATGATCTTGACACAGGTGACACATCCGAATCCATGACAATCACCATTGATGGTCGCAGAATAGATGATGGAGATCTTGTCTATACTACAAAACCCATCGACAAGGAGTTTGAATTTGGCTCCTGGGGAGAGTATCAGATAATCGGATTCATGGCAGAGAGATATTTTGCCGGCTATTCTGTAAATACTTCCAGCGATGTTACAGGTGATGATGTCAGTCTGATTTCTGACGGTGTCCTATCAAAGGTTTTGATAGATACAGACGATGATGAATCTGTCTACTCCGGATCATCTCTCACTCTTGAAGAAGGCTATTCTCTCAACATCAAACAGGTTGATGTGAATGGTGATAGTGTATGGATAAGTCTTACTAAAGATGGGGATGAGGTCGATGATGCAATTCTTTCCTCCGATGAAACCTATGTTTATGAAAAGGATCTTGGGGGAGTAGATGATGTTCCTGTAATTGCCGTACACATTGATGATGTATTCAGCGGTACTGAGACAAACGCTGTTTTCATAGATGGCATCTTCCAGATTTCAGATGACTATGTGGAAGTAGACAGAGGAGATGAATTTGGTGAAATGGAAGTAACGTCTCTTTCTTCTACTGAAATAAAGATGGAAAATGAAGACTCTATAAGTCTTGATGAAGGTGACATTATTGACATCATGGGCAAACTCAAATTCATAGTAGCAGACGATAATGATGTATTGAGATTTGCACCTTTTGTTGACATGTCCGAACCCGGCACCTATGAACTCAGGGGTACCATTGCTGAAGATGAAGGATTCAGCTGGACACCTCTTAATTTTGAAGGGTTCTATTATGATATCGATGAAGGATTAAGAAGTGAGTCTCTCAATGTGACTAATTATAATGGCCGGAATATAGACGCAGGCGATCTAATCTATAAATCCACTCCTGTAGAAGTCGAGTTTGAATATGGGCCATGGGGTAAATACAATGTGATAGGTTTCATGGCCGAGAAATACTTCGCCGGTTACTCTGGTGATACAAGTGATGACATCACAGATGATACTATAAGCCTCATGTCCAGCGGTCAGCTCTCTAAGGTCCTCATAGACGATGACGATGAAAAATCGGTTTATACAGGCTCTTCCCTGATTCTGGAAGAAGGTTATGCTCTCAACATCCGGGAAATTGATGTCAACGGTGACAGGGTAATGATTCAGCTGACTCAGGATGGCGACAATATTGAGTCAGCTATAGTATCTTCCGATGATGAATATGTCTATGAGAAAGATGTCGGTGATGAGGACGATGTACCAATAATTGTTGTTCATTTCAATGAAATATTCAGCGGTACCGAAACCAGTGCCGTATTCGTTGAAGGCATCTTCCAGATTTCTGAAGATTATCTGGAAGTTGAAGATGGAGATGACTTTGGAGTAATGACCGTTGATAGTACAAGTGGAAGCATTATCCTTGAAAACGAAGATAACATCGACCTTGATGAAGGTGACACCATAGACATCATGGGTGAGATCAAATTCAAGGTTGCCGATGACAGCAGTACTGTCCGTTATTACCCATTCGTTGAAGTGGAAACAAAACCCTATGACTCACTGGACATTGACATCGAACCAACCACAGTTGTCGAAGGTGATGAGATCACTTTCACAGTAACATCCCGTGGGGCTGCTATCAGGGACGCATCAATACTCATCCATGGTGACAGGGTCGGAATCACTTCAGATGAAGGTGTTTTCGAGTATGATGCTGATGATGCGGGTAAGTTTACTGCAACAGCTGAAAAGGAAGGTTATGTTTCATCAAAGGGCAATTTCGAAGTGATTTCCCCGGATGATGAGAGCAAAAAGATCAGTATCGAAGTTTCCCCGGAGGAAGTCTTTGAGGGTACACCGATAACAATCTCTGTGGTCAAGGCGATCGGCTCTGAACCACTGGAGGGTGCCGAGGTATTCTTTGATGGCAAATCCCTGGGTGAAACCGATGAGGATGGCACGATAACCTACAATCCCAAAGAGCCCGGTACACACAAGATCGAGGCCAAGGTTGATGGTTACCTTGATGCGGAATTGAATATCAAGGTCAATGAACTGGCAGCAAACTTCGAATTCAGTAACCTGAGGATTGATCCACTGCCTGCCACTGCCGGTGAGGAATTCACGGTGATGCTTGATTCGATCAACACAGGTAATGCAGAGGGTAGTTACACTGTCGAGTTATCGATCAACGACAATGTGGTCGACAGCCAGGAAATAACTCTCGGACAGAACAATTCCACAACCATTGAATTCACCTCTACTGCAGGTGAACCGGGTACCTATCTTGTAAAGGCAGGCGGCCTGTCAACAACCATGGATGTGGAAGAGGGAACCAGTATTGTATGGTATGTGCTTGGAGGCCTTGTCCTTGTACTTGGTGGAGGTGCAGCCTACATATTTGCCACAGGCGGAACTGCCAAATTCGCTGAGATCGCAGAATCCCTGCGTTCCAGGCTGGGCAGGTAAAACCAGAATATGAGCGCTTACAAAAGCGCTCTTCTTTTTGTTATTCCATTTCCATTTTTCGTGCCACATTCTCGATTGCCTCGAGAAGACTATCCCTTGGCATAATGGTTGATACGGGTATTTTGATAATTTTTTCTACCGTAGGGCTTACGATAGGTGCGCAAACAAGTGCCCTTGCTCCTTCCCTTTCAGCCCTCACAGCTGCGATGATTGCTTCTTCCATGGAGGTAGCCGCATATTCACGTATGGTGCACAGGTTTCCATGAATTTTCCTTTTTGTCTCTTTAATATTATCCAGTACCGGACGGGACGCTATAACGGCTATGAATTCCCCGCCCTCGTATCCTTCCAGTTTCTTAATGGTCTTCACTATCTGGCGCATCGTGCGTAAATTGGGTTCCCGGTTGCCGGACATAAGTTTGTAAAGGGTACTTGGTGGAATGGAAGAATGCTCGGAAAATTCTATAGCTGTAAGGCCCAGGTCTTCCTTGATGACCTTCAATAAAGTATGCTGGAACGCTTCATCGGATTCAAATGCTGATTCGATAACTTTGTCTGCAATACTCATTTTCCTATCTCCATTTATTTATAGCATTAAAAGGTAATGATGGATGGTATATTAATACTTTTAGGACATAATATAGCGGTACAAGGCAAGTTTTAAATAATGTCTCGGTGAAATTTACAATATTGACTATATAGTAGACTATAGTGATAAATATAAAAAGGTGGATCATAATGAAAAAAATAAGTAAAATACTATTCCTCATACTTGTTGTGGCAGGTTCTGTCTTCCTTGCAGGCTGTGCTTCTCAGGATGGAGATGGCACAGAAGAGGCGGCGGACGTGACCACTC is a window of Methanohalophilus mahii DSM 5219 DNA encoding:
- a CDS encoding glutaredoxin family protein, with product MSEIIVYTTDVCPKCARLKATLKENNVQFEEADMTSAEALTELRINGVFTSEAPVLQIGDDFLTSDNIFKGSDVDMDVLQDWIY
- a CDS encoding anaerobic ribonucleoside-triphosphate reductase activating protein; amino-acid sequence: MAPRTCVKDFEVNFGDYVPLSTLDWPGKASVVFFLRDCPFRCPYCQNYSILNGYELVESSQIRQLMETSRPFVSSVVISGGEPLQQEKAVSGIAQMARDMGLLVGIHTNGVHTDVLEDLIENELVDGVFIDVKASLENAEDYGRMIGYGSYPAVTISPLDAVNNVQRSIKMAAENKLLQELRTTVLPGFMDKPEDIESIASSIVKCAGRDIPYFIQQGETEHSMDRNLRELSPLSRDELLSLGNAATPFLNNVCIRTGKNGTEKITSNQSVA
- the thiL gene encoding thiamine-phosphate kinase, yielding MMTAVLEFGGEYLVVTTDMLHQKTDFPDTMTPWQIGWMAAAVNFSDIAAMGGQPLGLLAAVGYPQNMSLEDAGEIARGMRDCAEFCGTSVIGGDVDSHEELTVTGTAMGRVSKEELLTRKGAKPGDLLCVTATLGGAGAALEAYLKNMNVDDDFMKPLLEPVPRIAEGRKLAKSGAVTSAMDTSDGLALSLYDLASVNKVGFVLKEESLPIDKRVFEIATSKKEALEMALYSGGDFELLVTVSKDKFKALQAESYLTVVGEVVDIDGAISLIGKDGANFAIDRKGYLHMGTSDQI
- the nrdD gene encoding anaerobic ribonucleoside-triphosphate reductase; this translates as MPKVRTTDGHMVEWDRNIVVNQLLKETSLSERFHGIPAVTRDEALVIAKETEKRIRSMNLRFLSGPLIREVVNMVLIERNDVEWRNISTRVGTPVYDACEIDMGTGFEAKENANLQENAETSHKKKADKISKEQYLLLLPPKLSDLHLNGDLHIHDLEYMGTRAFCQDWDLRYFFYYGLMPDGSGAKASVAGPAMKAEVAVLHAVKALGSAQTNFAGGQGFYNFLTFLAPFLEGKSYKEIEQLMQMFVYEMTQMMVARGGQLVFSSVQLSPGVPKLWRDKPAVYRGRVWDGSDGSDVRVYGEYEREVRLGFQALMNVMLEGDYWGKPFNFPKPEISIEPDFMEEDEMFNRAHPELPTYDDLYNLTFELTAKFGTPYFDNQLPPYRGAGEGISCYQCCAYQFSANAEDDDEFEEKLNFTDGKHFSMGSWQVVSLNCPRAAYEAQGDDKELFARLKGLMDRAIEVFHTKLKWMTPIIESGRMPFATQQPKDPVTGKKGAVAVDMDSLVFTIGVVGINEMVQYHTGSQMHESKEAFKVAVRAMTEMEMHARKISEEHGIEIALARTPAETTCQRFGVSDLLHDEYREKAASVLKGDVESSVSRLKETHDLPVYYTNGTHAPPGADLSLMERINVEHVFFPIVDGGNIMHIWLGEGSPDAKGLKDFTMHLARNTQTGYFAFTKDMTVCMNDFHMMSGLQDCCENCNSDNVEHLSRVTGYIQSVGGWNAAKKQELADRMRYGSPDMR
- the radB gene encoding DNA repair and recombination protein RadB, translating into MCNITDLLTSGCKPIDELLGGGFEPGVVTQIYGESGSGKTNLCLQLAVYCVNNNKKAILVDTEAISPERFRQIAGENAREIAQNIIIYEPHSFEEQYSAIHEIEKISAQNIGLIIVDSATAYYRFGLEDEEKSIRTRRELANQIGYLHGLARKRGIVVVITNQVYSDIGTGKLKPVGGSTVEHMSKTIIQLERTGENKRKANLLKHRSRPEGLSREFTITQEGLK
- a CDS encoding helix-turn-helix domain-containing protein, with amino-acid sequence MSIADKVIESAFESDEAFQHTLLKVIKEDLGLTAIEFSEHSSIPPSTLYKLMSGNREPNLRTMRQIVKTIKKLEGYEGGEFIAVIASRPVLDNIKETKRKIHGNLCTIREYAATSMEEAIIAAVRAEREGARALVCAPIVSPTVEKIIKIPVSTIMPRDSLLEAIENVARKMEME
- a CDS encoding S-layer protein domain-containing protein encodes the protein MKTGFKILLIGFMIIGMGCGVAAAESAPNASVTNVSSDVDSATIDFNVNQSDASTRIAYGISNSLSSWSDWNYEDSNSRSIVLSELNDGTMYYYSVYAYNGTNDSFVYNTTISTFNTDSPTAPNASVTNVSSDVDSATIDFNVNQSDASTRIAYGISNSLSSWSDWNYEDSNSRSIVLSELNDRTMYYYSVYAYNGTNDSFVYNTTIATLNTTSPTAPNASVTNVSSDVDSATIDFNVNQSDASTRIAYGISNSLSSWSDWNYEDSNSRSIVLSELNDGTMYYYSVYAYNGTNDSFVYNTTIATLNTTSPTAPSISDISSSNIGGDRATINYVVNQSDAPTRIAYGTSSDLSSYEWSGWFNDSTVHNETISNLNGSTKYYYSIYAYNESNNSVFYNSSIESFTTISNWGDRIWDEKANQSNKYTWDGRSFSGFYYDLDTGDTSESMTITIDGRRIDDGDLVYTTKPIDKEFEFGSWGEYQIIGFMAERYFAGYSVNTSSDVTGDDVSLISDGVLSKVLIDTDDDESVYSGSSLTLEEGYSLNIKQVDVNGDSVWISLTKDGDEVDDAILSSDETYVYEKDLGGVDDVPVIAVHIDDVFSGTETNAVFIDGIFQISDDYVEVDRGDEFGEMEVTSLSSTEIKMENEDSISLDEGDIIDIMGKLKFIVADDNDVLRFAPFVDMSEPGTYELRGTIAEDEGFSWTPLNFEGFYYDIDEGLRSESLNVTNYNGRNIDAGDLIYKSTPVEVEFEYGPWGKYNVIGFMAEKYFAGYSGDTSDDITDDTISLMSSGQLSKVLIDDDDEKSVYTGSSLILEEGYALNIREIDVNGDRVMIQLTQDGDNIESAIVSSDDEYVYEKDVGDEDDVPIIVVHFNEIFSGTETSAVFVEGIFQISEDYLEVEDGDDFGVMTVDSTSGSIILENEDNIDLDEGDTIDIMGEIKFKVADDSSTVRYYPFVEVETKPYDSLDIDIEPTTVVEGDEITFTVTSRGAAIRDASILIHGDRVGITSDEGVFEYDADDAGKFTATAEKEGYVSSKGNFEVISPDDESKKISIEVSPEEVFEGTPITISVVKAIGSEPLEGAEVFFDGKSLGETDEDGTITYNPKEPGTHKIEAKVDGYLDAELNIKVNELAANFEFSNLRIDPLPATAGEEFTVMLDSINTGNAEGSYTVELSINDNVVDSQEITLGQNNSTTIEFTSTAGEPGTYLVKAGGLSTTMDVEEGTSIVWYVLGGLVLVLGGGAAYIFATGGTAKFAEIAESLRSRLGR